Proteins encoded in a region of the Diabrotica virgifera virgifera chromosome 4, PGI_DIABVI_V3a genome:
- the LOC126883931 gene encoding uncharacterized protein LOC126883931, which produces MNVPSLTDLSIKKICETTVSASYFIEQSPLPWTLTKIILKKFPLYKWETMISSAKNDPIPSYKGIEFIACSKHIPSHLRNVVLGKSDWGSIFEDEHSSYCVWANGYYLKQHRLNVCKSCFFAFKNAHETLNKFLLVRYDHTHEVYDADDIVECVYQQPYYWCNSCFTQVLFDLKDYESCVNALHEMPRNNRFDDSEPEV; this is translated from the coding sequence atgaaTGTTCCATCATTGACCGACCTGTCTATCAAAAAAATCTGTGAAACAACAGTATCAGCATCATATTTCATCGAGCAGTCCCCCTTGCCGTGgacattaacaaaaataatattaaaaaaatttcctttatATAAATGGGAAACGATGATAAGCAGTGCTAAAAATGATCCTATTCCTTCATATAAAGGAATAGAATTTATTGCTTGCTCTAAACACATACCGTCACATTTAAGAAATGTCGTATTAGGAAAGTCAGATTGGGGGAGTATATTTGAAGATGAACACTCCAGTTATTGTGTATGGGCTAATGGATATTATCTTAAGCAGCATCGCCTAAACGTATGTAAATCATGTTTTTTTGCATTCAAAAATGCTCATGAGACCTTAAATAAATTTTTACTGGTGCGTTACGACCATACTCACGAAGTTTATGATGCTGATGATATCGTTGAATGCGTATATCAGCAACCATATTATTGGTGCAATAGTTGCTTTACTCAAGTTTTATTCGATTTAAAAGATTACGAGTCTTGCGTTAATGCATTACATGAAATGCCTAGAAATAACAGGTTTGATGATTCTGAACCAGAAGTCTGA